The genomic stretch tgcagatgtgacCTTCAGGGGAACTCTGTACACGCCAGCAGAATGCCTTTGCCAGATAAGGATGTGACCCAGGCATGGCAAGGAGGACATGTTTTGAGAGGTGCTCCAATACTCAGAGGCCAAAGAAAGAGAATGTAGGGAGTGGAGAGAAAAGTaaaggcaggacagaaagcaGAGTGAGAAGTGCATTCTAAAGGACCAGGAGctgatgataaaagtgatggaggagcaaacagaaaTGTTGAAGTTTCTAATCACACTACAGTCAGAACAGACACATGCTCACCCCTGTCCCCTGCAGCCCATACAGCACTGttttccccaaactcctcccacacattccttgcaACTTCCTGGCACGTCTTGGTACCCCATTCCCTCCACCCCTTTGGACAGCTTCCAGAATGATAGTTGGACTTATGGACAGCTCTGAGAGCCTACACTGCCTTTCACTGTGATCTCCCTTCTGACcaagccttttgtgtgtgttaaatggtgtttaataaaaacaaaaagaaaaggagtacttgtggcaccttagagactaacaaatttatttgagcataagctttcatgagctacagctcacttcatcggatgcacgaaagcttatgctcaaataaatttgttagtctctaaggtgccacaagtactccttttctttttgcgaatacagactaacacagctgctactctgaaaccaataaaaacaaactctctgAAACAGAACCAATCTTTATTTGTGTCCTACATGTAGTGATCAGAGCAGGTAGTGATACATAGATGCAGATTAATAATTTGCTTAGTACAAATCCTGCTCTGGAATTATCACAATTTTTAGGCAAAACAAGGTATCTGAAGTTACTGAAGCATGGCAGATTGCTGTATAGAAATACACGTTACTGGTGCTCATTATCAAAGTGTTGCTTCAAAGTCTTCCTGATTCCAATAGCCCCCCATTAtgccctctaatagccctggtatctggatgttcaaaatcagcagccaggaaATCTGCCTCAGCACTCCACCCCGGGGGAAACTTTACACccttagcctcacaaatattatggagaatGCAGCatgctgctatgaccatgggaatgttttcctcatttaggtctaacctgccataaaggcagcaccagtgtgcttttaatatgccaaaggcacattccacgatcattctgcacctgctcagcctattgttgaagtgctccttgctaCTGTCCAAGTTTCCCATCTAAGGCTTTGTaagccatgggagtaaggggtacGCCAGGGCTCCTGGATCATTAAGGGCATTTTGGCATccccactggaatcttctggtctgtgctcctgttgtgCAAAAGGCACATCGACCCCTGCATGCAGAGTCAGGAGGAGAGGGCTTTAACGGGCACTTGGTGCACAGCAGAGCAGGCTTTAGACAAAGCATGCAGAGTCACTGAGGTTTATGAATCTGGCCCTTGAATCGCTTTTCTGGCACGTTGTTTTCCCACTGCATTAAAATGCAGCTCAGACAGAAACAAGAGCCCGACGCACAAGGCCTTGTATCAGAGTCCTGGTGtgaggcctgaagcctgaactaaagtagtggtcagGCCTtgttaatataaagcaaagttagcaagagaCAGGCTGTGAGCAGAAGTCAGGCTCTGCCTGCGTGCAGGCTCACTGAACCTGGCAAGAACAGAGctggtattgcaaaaacacacacattcctgagaagtgctaggcacaggacACTCATGCAAACACGTTCTAGAAGAGTGGCACCAGAACACCCCGAAAGAAAGGATGATACAAATCCCCCTTGAAGCTGATTCAAGGACACACTGACCctctcctaaagataaggtcggATGACAGGGTGATGGATAGAGATATTTTGATCGAATCAACCTGTACAAGGTAAAGGATGGCAACTTACCACGTCAGAGGgacagtaactaactatgtcagaggggcaatacGTAGCTTGTTTGTATTGGGGTACAAAGAGgggtctcagagggagtgtctttggctggCCTAGGGGgagtggaaagtcctgccattgaTTGAGCTGCTCCATTGCTATGGGCATCCATGTATTAGTGGCCTGATAGTGTCTGCGGGATGCTAGTACTGTGCTTTGTCGAccataaacctggctgggtgcctttgcTACTAAATGGGTGTGTGGTTATTGGGCCCGTTGTGCAGACTAtttggccagagccagtgcagcatgCAGAGAGGGCACGCACACACAGCCAACATCTGAGAACACACACTACCACAAAATCCTGTGGGTTCATGCTGGTGGATCTAAATGCTTCAGTGCCTGAATCCTACAGACTGAGATCAGGTCTCTTCCCCCAGAGTGGACCTGTGTATACGTTGTGAAAAAAGCCCCTAAAAAGTAGTAATTTTTACCATACTCCCACCATTTTAAGAAAGGCTGCACCCCTGAGAGGGATGTCTAGCCATGCGCAGAGAAACCTGGCCCATTTAAAACTGCTCCTCAAAGCGAGTCTGAAGCAGAGAAAGGCTATTTTGTGCTGTGCCTCCGATGACCTGGTAGTGGCCATCTCAGAAATAGCTCTCAGCCCTTTAAAAGGAAACATCCCCCTGAAGCCCTGTGAAGTGAGTGTACAAAAGACAATGGGGTTTATTAAAAATGGAGTGATAAGTTGTCTCTCAAAAGGCAAAAGCTTTATTGGTCCTTTGTCAAGCTTTGCTCTCCCCCTACTGTCAGGACTTTTACATACCTGATAATGGAACATGCTTTAAAAAACGTATCTGGTTCTGTGTCATCAGCTAGAACAATTGAGAAGGGCCTCTAGCGGCACAGAAAATATCAGACCACAACCACTCTGAGATGAAAGACAAAGATCGGGTTTATCCGACTAGGAAAAGGCTAACCGTTACCACAAGGTCCTGCAAAGATATCTGGTAAGTGCCAAGCAAGGGGAAGTGCAAAAGGCTAAAATAAGTCTCTTTCTCTGAACAAGAGCAAAATCAGTCTCCTGAAGCTGATGGGAGTTCATCGGACTGTGTCTCTCAGGAGGTATTGGACGGGATAATTACCTGCTGGACGAAGAACACTGAAATGCTGTTAAATAAACTGGGTCAGCATAAAGAAATTTCCTCTTTGGATGATAAAGGAACCTCTGTATATTGGGATGTGGTTGTGGGGGTTTAACATATAGTACTCAGTTTAGTCAGGTGATACTAATgcgcattctttttttttccaccaaatgcatccgatgaagtgagctgtagctcacgaaagcttatgctctaataaatttgttagtctctaaggtgccacaagtactccttttcttaatgcgcATTCTCTCGCTAACAAGAGACAGCCTAAAGGGTgggatgtttttattaaaatcaccGGTAGAGCTGAATATGCCTACCTCTGTCATGGGGCACAGTGCCATCAGAGTTTTCAGAATGTCTAAAAACAGGCCTAGAGCCAGCCAGAGGACAGATAAGAATGGAGGCTGACAGCGGCATCTCCCCTTTCAGAACTATGCTTCCCAAAAACCAGAGGCTGTGAGAAGGCCTGACTGGTTAACTCTGTAAAACAAATACTTGAACAGAAACCAATGGGTgtgttatttgtttttaaagggtttGGGGTACATCTTTAAACTCACAACAAGAAAGACAGGTCTGGATATGTTAAAACATGTCAGGGGCATGTAGAGTGCTTaattgctgcatcagttatgaatgtacaaaaaattgcttgagccctggcacctctttcattacaaattaaacactgggcATGTTTGACCTCCCTCCCCCGCGCCGTCTTTTTACAAACTGCACCCCCATGTGGTCATTTTCTGGTAAATCATTGGTGTACAATTTGACAATCTGAACAATGGATAATCCCTTActaaatttcttaaaaaaaaatatgaagtgatATCCACAGGCTACTGCAAGGAGGTCTTGTAGCGGTCTCTGGTAAAACACAATGTTATCagaattacaattttaaaaagtcatgataGCTTCAGGATAAACATTACTGTCTGGGAGCAACCCATAGGAATAAAAACACTTGCCTGGCCCAAGTTTGGTAGGTAgagagagcatgtgtgtgtgtgtgcgtgtgcatgcacacgtgtgtgtgtgtgcgtgcatgtgtacACATGCATGCATTTGTGAGTGAACAATCTTCTGGACACAGAACCCTTTGGAAGCAGGTCGCTAGGAAATCCATTTTAAATCAAAGCATCCATTGATAAAATACATGTGAACTGCACAGTGTTCATACTCACGTATAGTCAAAcaagacagattggagaggccctggaggttttttgccttcctctgtagcatggggcatggttgacttgagggaggcttctctgctcctcgaagtctttaaaccatgatttaaggacttcaatagctcagacataggtgaggtttttcataggagtgggtgggtgagattctgtggcctgcgctgtgcaggaggtcggactagatgaccagaatggtcccttctgaccttagtatctatgaatctataagatatTCCTTCGGTGATTAACTTTGAGCACATTGTCAACCCCACCCTTACTATGAGATTGACTGTAGAGGGCAGTGCCAGGGCAGAATGCATCTCTGCTCTCAGGTTGCAAGTTTTAATCAGAGAATAATGATGGGCTCATTCCGGGTCCGGGGTCAGGGTGGGAGTgtaccacagaatcatagaatcatagaatatccgggttggaagggacctcaggaggtcatctagtccaaccccctgctcaaagaaggaccaatcccaaactaaatcatcccagccagggctttgtcaagcctgaccttaaaaacttccatgCGTAACCTGGGACAAATTCATCACAATAGATGAAAAGCACTCGGTCTTTTACATATTTCCCAGAACCCTGCATGAGCTGCATGCACTCCCTCACACAGTTCCCATTCTCAAAATCAGGGTGTAGATGTTTAGCTGGCAGCTGCTCGCTATTCCCATACAAGGCCACAAAATTAATGTTGTAATGTTTAACATTGAAAGAGGTTTTAATGTACTTACGGCCGAAGGCGTCATTATGTATAAGGCTGTTGAGTTGTTTTGGTAACTGCCTCAAAGAGATGCTTTCTTGGTTACTGATATGACTACCAGGCAGAATACTATAAACACCTTCATGCCTACCTGGTCCACAGAGTCCTTAGCATTAGTGGTCATTAGAGTCTCTGAGTGGCACAAACAGCCCCCCAGAGTAATTGTCACCCATTTCATTCATTAGAATTCTGATTGACATTCCCACTCAGGAGGCAAAAAGTATCTTTGCTACATGTGAATTTAATTttcaagtcatagaatcatagaaccatagggtaagaagggaccacaagggtcatttggtctaaccccctgccaagatacaggatttgttgtgtctaaaccatccaagacagatggctccagcctccttttgaaaacgtCCAGTGAAGATGATTCCACATCTTGCCTAGGTAATCTGTTCCTTTGTCTTACTGTTCCTACAGTTAGGAAATTTACAGGTCCAAAaatgaggctgggggtgggacatACATTTAAAAAGGGGGTATGGACACCTGTCAGAATTATACGTTGAATAACACTATAGAGCCTTTCCTACTTACTTGCCCCCAAATCcctgagcagtgcaaagcagatcTTGCCAGCAAATGGCATTGTTTGTTTCCcaaatgatttttatttacttGATGCCATGTGGATAATCTGAGGTTACATGCTGGGGTCAAGTAAAATAGGCCAAGACATAATATAACAGTGTTGTACGCTGCAGTAGGATGGAGAGTACGCATCATCAAAACATACATAAGAGTATTTATTCCATGGAGTGGGTGTATGCTGAatatcaaagaatcatagaagatcagggttggaaggggcctcaggaggtcatctagtccaaccccctgctcaaagcaggaccaacaccaactaaatcatcccagccagggctttgtcaagcctgaccttaaaaacttctaaggaaggagattccgccacctccctaggtaacccattccagtgcttcaccaccctcctagtgaaatagttttccctaatatccaacctagacctcccccactgcaacttgagaccattgctccttcttctgtcatctgccaccactgagaacagccaagctccatccactttggaaccctctttcaggggtagttgaaggctgctatcaaatcccccctcactcttctcttctacagactaaataggcccagttccctgagcctctcctctaTCTCACATTCAGAGTGAAAAAACAGGAGGCCGAGAAACCAGGACTGAACTCCTGATGACCAGGGAGCCTAGAAATCCGTTTGCCAGGGAAAAATGCGGAATTTGCGTTCTTACAgaaaatctttagtttttacattttgtgaaaaaataaaaacctatattAACAATTAATTAAGTTTTACTGAAAGTGCCAGTGCCATTTATTCAATGAACATAACCACCCCCTCTTGTGGTTGctttttgaatttgttttaaattaacagcTGAAACCTATTTATCCGATCTAATTGGGACCGGGGCCAGATTGGATAATCAAAAACCGGGATAATCAGGAGAACTAGCAAAGAGCTTTCAATCCCTTATTTTAAGATAGGGGGCTCAGGCTGTCGGCCCCGCACAGCTGGCAGTTGGACTGTCAGCCTTAGGAGACTGGTGGGTCGGTTAGTACggagagctggataatggaggCTTGGATAAATGGGCTTCTAATGTATATCAATACACCATTGTGTTCAAATGATATCTGTAAGTATGGTGCCTAGGGAAACTACAGTTCAgcctttcattttaattgtggaaaaatgcaaatttttatagtttttatcagagaagtttgttttttttgtcacggaaaactaggatccctgctgCTGACAGCCTTGAGCTCCACCCATGGCCTGGACCTGAGCTGAGCACAGAGCTAAGAACCATGGGTGGGCCCAGGCTTGGATCAGCTTGGAGACCTTAACCATGAAAAAGTTATAATGATTTGGTGGTTGAGGGTGTAGATGTGTCGCTCCTGCCAGCCCGCTCATGGAATGGAGCAGGTTTGCTGGGCATCCAGCAGCGCTACCACGCCCATGTGCGAATGGTTCCCCAGCCGCCATGCTCTGCTGCACCAGCATGGGCTGGCTGAATGGGAATGGCTGTGACCTGTTGGTGGGTTCTGTGCTGCTCTCActcagggtaggtctacactgcaattggacaGCTCGGCTGGCCCATGGCAGCTGACTCCGTCTGGTGGGGCTCAagcaaaggggctgtttaattggggTCTAGGAAGGTCCTGggtggtgggagggtcccagcgcttgagctgcagccagagctggaacgtctactctgcaattaaacatctacactgcaattagccGATATGAATCAAGAGCTCCAGCAGGACCATAAACGGGAAACGCTAGAGGGTAATGGAATGAGAGCGGGAGGGGATTGCACCTTTTGGTCTCATTTCAGAGCCTCTTAAGACCTAAGTGACCTGGAAGAGAGCGAGGAGAATGCCTGTGTGAGAAAATCACGGACATAAGGAGGTgagtggggggatgggagcctGGAGAAACAATGCAACAGGTAGGATTATAGCCAAACAGACAGTAGGAAAATGGAGATGTACAACCAGCCATGGAGGGCCAGGGGGGAGCTAATCAGCAGCCAAGCTTTTCAAGGGAAGGGCACTGTCACACTGAGGGAATGGGTAGGAGTTTGCAATGTAGTGTGCCTGCATGAAAAGCCAATGGGATTTGGACCTGTCTGTGTCAAGGACTTATCCCAGCAGTGAAAGGCAGGgcctggcacatctctgcagggCCAGAATTCACCAGATTAGTGGGAGGAACCCAGGCAAATGGTGCTGAGTGCATGTCAGGATCCCATCCTGCCCATGAGATCTGCAGCGAGCAGGAAAGCTCATGGAGAGCTGCACCAGTCGTGATGCCAGGCACATTTATGAGCAGACTGGACCAAGCACTGGAAAGCTCACTGAGGAGCATCCAGTGCTGGGGCCCAGGGTGAGAGGCCACGACAGCACCTTCCAGCCTCTCTCAGCTCTGTGCTTTGGCCCAGTGTGTGCGACAGGGAACGGCATAAAGTCCAGGGACTGGAGATCATATTCTCCTTTGTGCTAGACTTGCCAGGATTTAtggcacagttgccaactttcacatagTAAATAAGCACCTCAACTTTCacaatcaagctaatcccatttcaaaacaaggccaaaacaaaccaatccctaagaaccccaacactctatgtgactagatccccccaatgtgcagtctgggactgtggtgggcccgctgtgcacctcTGACTCTCCTtctcttgcccctgcttgccccttgccccagcttgcccccccttgcccctgcttgccgggagccaatcaaaaaaaagaagcaacaagctacaacaggAAACGAGCTACAAGCCCAAACTAGCCAACACACAACTCActagccaattaagccaaaaacaagcccaatttctgagTTTTCTtcacgggtttggcatgtctggtttATGGCTGCAGACAGCACAGCCTGGGGACACGTCACTCTCTGAAAGCAGACAGCAGGAGTTGGAGATCCATGGCTTTGGCCTGGGGCTACACCGCTAATGAATGCAACCCGTGTTCACAGAATTGCAGCCTGGGTTTCAGCAACACGTCACCTACTAATTCATAGTGCAAATTATTCCAGCCAAAGATGTAGCGGCAAAAGTACCCACCCCTCATTATAGACTCCATGTTATAGAGGACATGGTCCCATATGTACACATCTGTGATTTCCCCTACAAATGACTCTGGGAGTTCAAACCCGCCCCTGAAGGAGTCCGGCTCCTGCCCCAGGATGATCACAGCCTCGGCACTGACAGAGTAGCCTTTCCACAGGCCCTTCCTGGGTAAGGGTTTCCCGTTCACCCAGAACTCGGCTATGCCGGTGGTGGAGTCCCAGCCGGCACAGATGTGCTCCCAGTCCATACGGGTCTCTGGGACTCTGAAGGTCACaaattcccccccctccccccccacacatataGTCTGTACTTCCCGGAGCTGGATTTGAAGAGCAGGATTTCGTTGTCATGGGCCTTGGTGGCATAGGAGAAGAGAGCGTACGGTCGGGGCAGGTCAGTGTAGGATCTCAGACACATGGTAAAACTCTGGAGTGATTGCTCTGACTTCGGCTTCAGGATTACATAGGAGTCATTGGATGCTCTTGGGAAAACAAACACCTTATGGAAGAGGTCTGTGAGGAGAAGAGAGATGAGGGGGCGTGTTTCTCCATCAGGGTAAGGGACCCGATTGGTACCATTCTTCCTAGTTAACCCCTGAGGCccctaattcccccccccccccccgctatccTGGCCCTGGATCcgacccagctctgccaatgcccacccccattctccaccaAGCTGATATTTCAGCCCTGTGCCCGACCAATATCTGTCAGTGCCCCTTACTTCCCCACACcatgctatcccagccctgggctttaCCTAGTTCTGCTAATtcccttaccccctcccacaccccactatCCCAGCTGTGGCAGTGTGCTGCTGCAAACACACCTCATCAGCCCCTGCCATACCAGCCCCAATTAAGGGGGATATATTGGGGTTAATTGAAAAGCCTTATGTCTGCCTGGTGATTGGCAACACCTGCCAGCCTAACAGGCAAGAGCTACAAAGGTTGGGAAGAAGCCAGAAGGAAAAGGTCAGTCAGAGAGAGTGGTGGAAGCCCTCTAGCTGGTTACTGACCCAGCCTGCGGTAGGTGAGACACTTGCAAGGATTGTATATAGTTGGACACTGGTGGTGGGAAAATGCTTAAAGAAAAAAGGACACAGCTATTGCACCGAGCTGAAGTCTGCCTGGACTTATTTGGGAGGGCAACCGTGCCCAGAAGAAGAGGGGTCGGCCGTGCACACCATGACACATGGGGGCTTGTCCAAGATCCTTTTGTGCCAGAGTTACAGTTTGGCGACCCAGAGATGGAGGGAACCCTGCAGTGGCTGGCTCAGCAGCTGGAGGAGATGCAGAAGACGCTGCAGGCCTTCCAGCAATCCCACCAGATGGAGAGACAGGCTCTACTTGCCTGGCAGGTTGAGCAGCAGAGGACTGAACAGGACTTTGTTAAGGAGCAAGCGGGGGTGCAACAACAACTCCTGCAGAAACTGGTGAGTTCCTTGTGGGAAGATGGCACCCGCACTACGGGGTTGGGCCTTGGTAAAATGGGCCCCAATGATGACCCCAACACTTTCCTCTGCACCTTGGAATGAGTCGCCATGGGTGGCAGATGGGACAGGGCAAACTGGGTCCTACGGCTAGCCCcatatctagggtgaccagatgtcctgtttttatagggacagtccatttttttgggactttttcttatataggcgcctattaccccccaccctgtcgcgttttttcacagttgctatctggtcaccctacccatatCTCATCCCCAGGCAGTGTGCGGACACTCCGGAGGTGGGCACGGCGGGTGCTGGGGCTGCGTGTGGCCCCCAGGCAGTGTGCGGACACTCCGGAGGTGGGCACGGTGGGTGCTGGGGCTGCGTGTGGCCCCTAGGCAGTGTGCCGATGCTCCGGAGGTGGGCACGGCGGGTGCTGGGGCTGCGTGTGGCCCCCAGGCAGTGTGCCGACGCTCCGGCGGTGGGCACGGCgggtgctggggctgtgtgtgacCCCAGCCAGTGTGCCGACGCTCCGGCGGTGGGCACGGCgggtgctggggctgtgtgtgacCCCAGCCAGTGTGCCGACGCTCCGGCGGTGGGCACGGCGGGTGCTGGGGCTGCGTGTGACCCCAGCCAGTGTGCCGACGCTCCGGCGGTGGGCACGGCGGGTGCTGGGGCTGCGTGTGACCCCAGCCAGTGTGCCGACGCTCCGGCGGTGGGCACGGCGGGTGCTGGGGCTGCGTGTGACCCCAGCCAGTGTGCCGACGCTCCGGCGGTGGGCACGGCGGGTGCTGGGGCTGCGTGTGACCCCAGCCAGTGTGCCGACGCTCCGGCGGTGGGCACGGCGGGTGCTGGGGCTGCGTGTGACCCCAGCCAGTGTGCCGACGCTCCGGCGGTGGGCACGGCGGGTGCTGGGGCTGCGTGTGACCCCAGCCAGTGTGCCGACGCTCCGGCGGTGGGCACGGCGGGTGCTGGGGCTGCGTGTGACCCCAGCCAGTGTGCCGACGCTCCGGCGGTGGGCACGGCGGGTGCTGGGGCTGCGTGTGACCCCAGCCAGTGTGCCGACGCTCCGGCGGTGGGCACGGCGGGTGCTGGGGCTGCGTGTGGCCCCCAGCCAGTGTGCCGACGCTCCGGCGGTGGGCACGGCGGGTGCTGGGGCTGCGTGTGGCCCCCAGACAGTGTGCAGACGCTCCGGCGGTGGGCACGGCgggtgctggg from Dermochelys coriacea isolate rDerCor1 chromosome 24, rDerCor1.pri.v4, whole genome shotgun sequence encodes the following:
- the LOC119848058 gene encoding LOW QUALITY PROTEIN: mucosal pentraxin-like (The sequence of the model RefSeq protein was modified relative to this genomic sequence to represent the inferred CDS: inserted 1 base in 1 codon; deleted 2 bases in 1 codon) → MPGGTGDARGDQEMPGDAGGNQQFQGEQLMPGGTGDAWGDQETLSDAGGNRQCQSVLGAVAQRDKPAVRIQPQPPYPXPGGELQLQCDVPADPGPLEFLWTKEGSDVPLQINPNHILTLPPVSKNETSTYNCTATSGWGSSVAKYGLEMINLFHKVFVFPRASNDSYVILKPKSEQSLQSFTMCLRSYTDLPRPYALFSYATKAHDNEILLFKSSSGKYRLYVWGGGGEFVTFRVPETRMDWEHICAGWDSTTGIAEFWVNGKPLPRKGLWKGYSVSAEAVIILGQEPDSFRGGFELPESFVGEITDVYIWDHVLYNMESIMRGGYFCRYIFGWNNLHYELVGDVLLKPRLQFCEHGLHSLAV